GCGCTGCGCCCTGCCACACGTCTTCGGCTACTTCCTCAACATGCACTGCTCCATCCTCTTCCTCACCTGCATCTGCGTGGACCGCTACCTGGCCATCGTGCGGCCCGACGGCTCCCGCCGCTGGCGCCAGCCGGCCTGCGCCAGGGCCGTGTGCGCCTTCGTGTGGCTGGCCGCCGGCGCCGTGACCCTGTCCGTGCTGGGCGTGACGACCGCTGGCGGCCCCTGCTGCCGCATCTTCGCGCTGACCATCCTGGAGTTCCTGCTGCCGCTGCTGGTCATCAGCGTGTTCACGGGCCGCATCGTGTGCGCGCTGTCGCGGCCTGGCCTGCTGCGCCAGGGCCGCCAGCGCCGCGTGCGGGCCATGCAGCTGCTGCTCACCGTGTTGGTCATCTTCCTCGTCTGCTTCACGCCCTTCCACGCCCGCCAGGTGGCCGTGGCTCTGTGGCCCGACGTGCCACGCCGCGCCAGCCTCGTGGTCTACCACGTGGCCGTGACCCTCAGCAGCCTCAACAGCTGCATGGACCCCATCGTCTACTGCTTCGTCACCAGCAGCTTTCAGACCACCGTCCGCGGCCTCTTTGGCCGGCAAGGAGCAGAGTGCGAGCCCAACGGCTGCGACGTGGTCAGCGTGCACAAGAGCTCCAAGGGCTCAGCCCACCATCACATCCTCGGGGCCAGACCGCGAGCCGTCACGCAGGCCCTGGCTAACGGGCCTGAGGCTTAGTCGGCAGGACTCTGCAAGGCAGCCAAAGGTTGGGGCCGGGCTGGGCAGGCCAGGCCGGGGACAGCGCAGATATCCGCTCTACTCGAGTGGCAGATTGGGTTCCCCTTGGTCGATTGGTGATGGTTGCCCAGTGCCCTGCCTGGAGATGAAGTCAAAGGCCACTGTGCTGTGATTGACTGACAATGTCTGCCAGGGGCTCTAGATAGGATGTGGTGGACTGAATGTTGGTTATTTGCCACCCCTGGGGTATATTGTGTCCactgaagacccagaggggtAGCCAGGAGCTACTTCCCACTTGGATCATTCTACCCCCAGAAAGGGTTCCTGCGAAACAGGGACAGAGACTTTTAAGGTACTAGGAATTTCAAAGAGGGTTTAAAAAGTGAACTGAAGaggtcccctccccacctctccccccTCATCTCCCTGCCCCCAAGAGACAGAAGAGCTAGAACAGAAGGGAAGAGGCCACAAGTGTTATGTGAGCAGATGAGAGGGGTTCACACCTGCAGGGCCCACACTTGAGGCACCTGTGACTCACCCAGAAAGACAGGCTGACCCCGTGGGGCACTCCGCTGTGACAACTGTGCTGTCTGGGCTGACACTTGCACCCCACAAAGGAGACGCTGTTTTCTACCCGCTCCGAGCGAGGAGCTGAGTGGCACACGCAGGAGCCCTGGCTGGGCAATAGGCAAGTCAGAATCAAAacccagccccacctcctccaATGCCCCCGCGCCTGCCCCATGGACACAGCTCACATCTTCCCAAAGCGCCCCCAACTCCTGGAACCGTCTCGGAAGACCCTGCCTGCTGGCCCAGGAGGGCAGTAGACTCCCGGCCCCATCCTGTGGATGCGAAAGCAAGGGCAAAGACAGACTTGAACCCAGGCCTGCTGGCCTAAGGCCACGTCTGGCCACGCACAGAGCCCTTGTTCTCCCTCTCGCCTGGCTCACCGTGCCTCCCTGCCTTTCCTGCACGTATGTGTGCtgagtcgcctcagtcatgtccaattgtttggaactccatggactgtagcccgccaggcccaggctcttctgtccaagggattctccaggcaagaatactggcgtggccatgccctcctccaggggatcttcctgacccggggatcgaaccagcatctcttaagaCTCCTGCGTTGCCAggagggttctttgccactaatgCCACCTTTCCTGAGAAGGGAGCATTTCTCTGACTTGGTCCACTGGCCGCCTCCTCTGAGCTGGACTCCAGGATCACCTCCATGTACTTTCTGTTGAATGTTCAAGCTCCCAGGAGCCCTTTCTAAAGACTGCTGTTTCGGGGAGGACGCCTGTTTTGAGAGAGgagctctgggcttcccaggcacctCTAGTCACCAGGCTCCACCCTCACACATGGCCACTACTGAAACAGGTGAGATGGAACTTGGCCTCAGATTTGCCCCCTTGTCTGCAACGTCCCATGGGATAAGTGGTTCCAGGCAGAGTCCCTCATCCCCCAAGATCAGGGCCCTGGTGCGAGGCCTGGATGGGAGGCAGGAGGACCATTTATATCCCCATAtatcagatggggaaactgaggctcgtgGAGGGAAAGGACCTTTCCAGGGTTACAGAGCGAGTACTCAGGCCAGACTGTGCAGCCAGTACGATCAGCTGGAGTCCCACGGGGTCAGCGCCTGTGGCCCCAAGGCCTCATGGGAAGGCCAGGGTGGGGGTGCTGGAGCCTGGGGGAGTCCAGGGCTTGCTCAGTAGGGTGGTAGGGGTGCTGGGCGCAGGTGCTCGAGAAGCAAAGGGCCGTGGTTGTCAGCATTAGCACCAACATCCTTGGTCCTTCCTGGGTGCCAGGCACAGTGTGgagcctccccccacctcccagctcaGAGCAGGCCCATGACTCCCCAGGGACCCAGAGCTGCCCGGGGCACAGGAGGGGCCTGGCTCTCGGGAAAGGAGCACACAGGAGTGGGCTGTCTGTTCCACGAAGCCCGTGGTGACAGCGATGCTGACCCCGGGGGGTGGCGCTAATGGTGGGCTCGGGCAGGGAGGCTCTGACAGCTTTGTCTCTCCCAGGCCTGCGAGCCTGAGCTGGGCAGTCACACAGCAGAGGAGGGAAGGTCAGTGCCCGGTGTTTGCCACAGCCCAGCAGCACCTGTGGCCTTTCCTCCAGGGTCAGCAGCCCTGATTCGATGCCAGGTTCTCACTTTAATTCATACTAGAGAGTAAATGGCTGACACTAGCTGACTTGTGCTTGGGGGTGGAGGAGTTGCAATTCCTCTGGGACACCCCTCACCTCTAGGAGGAGGGGGGCTCTCGGCAAACACTGATTGGGCACCTGCTGGGTCCCAGGTCTGTCCCGCCCCGCTTCACACCCACTGTCTCGCTAATCCCCGCCACGTATGGAGGTAAGAGTCCAGGGCAGAACTGGGATCCAGATCGGGGGTGGCCAAGCCCCCTCTCCTTGTCCCACATGTGAAATCCCACCGTCCGGCCTGGGCTCCTCGGGGACTGAAAGACCGTGGGGACGCAGGAGGCCagggccccgggtgagccttccACCGCCCTGCGAGTAGTCTGATGGCCTCGTGCAGAACCCTGGctcactgggcctcagtttcccccactgtccacttctccccctcccctccttggCCTTGCAGCTGGCGGGCAGGGGGCTGGAGGTGAGAGGTTCACCGCACATGACTTCATCTGAGCCCCCACCACTTCCTCAGACACTTGCTCCCTCCTCCTGACGGCCAGCTCTCTCCCGCTCCAGCGTCCTCGACAGGGACACAAGCCCCGGGCGCCTCCAGAGGCCAGACTTGTTCCCACGGGGGCCGGGGTGTGAAGCCTCCGCACCGTCTACATGGCCTCCCTTCCCAGATTTCTGAGAAGCCCAAGTGACGTGAGGTGGCCTGTGTATTTATATCTGATGTAAACAGTCTCCTCGACAAGGCTTCCTCATCCTGAATTAAAACTGTTTATTCAAATCCATGCCCTTGACTCAGCGCTCTGGCTGGCAGGCAGGGGTCGCCGAGAGGCACTGAGGCAGGTGGGGGCCCCCGCGTCCCCCCAGCATTGCTCACTATCCTGTGGCTGGGTGGGGGGGGTCGTGGCTTTGCCATCGCTGCTGGGGCAGGTGCCAGGGCCTCTCTGAagggtgggggccggggggggATACAGGTGGCACAGTGTGGGCATTCTGTGGGGCAGTAGCTGGGTGCCACCCTGGCACACACAGACCAGCAGGGTGAGTGTCCTCACTCTACCTCGGTCCCCGCTCTGCCTGCCCAGGGAGAGAGCACGGACCCGGGCAGGGTAGCCAGACTGTCCGCAGCATCCGACCAGATCCCTGGAGGTGAAGGGAGGGCGCGGGAGGGGAGGGGTCGGCGGGTCAACAATGAGAGAGGGACTGTGGTACCGCTCCCAGAGCAGGTTTACAGAGCAAGCGCCTCCGAACCTCCCCCGAAGCCTGGGTGTTCAACCCCATCTCCCagagaggaaaactgaggctccggGCATCCAGGAGGGGGCTCAAACATGAGCTCCAGGCCCCCAGTCCCTGCCTCACGCACAGCCAGGAAGCAAGGGTGAGGAGGGCGCTGCCTGGGTGGGGGTCATCACTCTCGCTGTCTGGCACCCTCGGAGGCCGGAGGCGTCTAGAGGTAAATATTAGGGCCTGTTTAGATTAAGCTCCATTAATAGCAGGAAATGTCCCTGGGCGCCCGCCCCGGCTTCCTGGAGGCCTCTGATGCTTGAGCAGAGGCGGGGGCCTGCACAAATGGGTGTCCCACCGATGTCCTGGCTTACACCCTGTCctcgccgcccccgcccccacccccctcagTCCCTCAGGAGGCTCAGTGTCAACCCAGCCCCGCTGCCCTCCCCTCCTCAAGCCCCGGGCAGGGGAGCACAGGCGGCCATGGGTGTGAGGCGGACCCCTGAATGAACTGAAGACACCCATGGGGCTGATCACCCCCCAATATCCTCCCACCCACTGGGGCAGGCCGCATGCCCAGGGGTCTGCGTTCCCAGTTCTCAGAGGAGAAAGCTGAGGCTGGGTGATGGAGTGGGGGCAATCCACGGCTCCCCAATGCCACCTTAAAAACAGAGCTAGAACTCCCCACCCGGACCTGTGTGACCCCAGGGCCAGGCCCCCCCTCACCTCCTGAACCCCGAGAGGAGCCAGGAAAGCTGTGGGCCAGGGAGGCGGGCCCAGTCCGCGGAGTGTCAGCAAACAGGAGGCTGCCCCcggtgctggggggagggggctccCTGTGCTCAGGGGCTGGGCAAGTCTGAGGAAATGCACCCCCTTCCCTGCCACCAGCCTCGGGCCCTGCTGTCTCCCTGGCTTGCCcatcacccccgcccccgccgacTCCACGGGCAGGAGGACACAGGGCTCACCCACAGCCTCCCTGGGGCACCTGTTCTCTCCCGGGTCTCAGTCTCCGCAGGCCCATCGCCCTGCCGGTCTGCCCAGGACCAACCCCGACTGTCCTCCTTGTGAGTCCCTTCCCCAGGCCCCCAGGACCAGCACCCACCCCTCTTCAGGACAGACCACAGGGCCCAGCTGTGCCCTCCAGAGTGGTCGCCTGCCCACCGGCACCCTTAGCCCCTCGCTGAGCCCTCGGGAACTGAACTCCACCACCCCCGTTTCGTCCTGGTTCCCCAGATGATGCCAACGCTCTGCACTTCACAGGGCCTGAGGGAGCCTGCAACCTGGGGGCACAGCTGGGTGGTGGGAGCTCAGAGCACCCTACCACACCACATGGGACCAGCCAAGTAGATGCAACCCAGAGGGCTTCATGGAGGAAGAGATGCCCAAGGCTCTTTCCTCCTGGTCCTCACCTGGCTGGCCTGGCTCCCAGCTCTCCGAGGTGGGCCTCTGCTGAGGTTGGGGTATTGGGAAACTTCTCAAGCATCAGGTGCCTGACAGGTTGGCAGGGCCAGGGCCTTTCAGCCCCAtgccacagatgaagaaactgaggctcagtgggTGTGTGgacagaagcccatgcaccagaaCCGCACTCACTCATCCCAGCCCAGTTCACCCGCGGGTCTCTGGGACTCCTCCAAGCCTCGGCTCTGCCCCCTGTAATAGGAGCCTGCTCCCCAGACCACAGGTGCCCCCTGAACTGAGACTGGAGACAGCTCTCACAGGGCCTGAGACAAAGCCTAGGAGTCCCTCCACATACCCTTGCTCCCTCTGGGCCCCAGTTTCCTCGTCTGTCATCTGGAGCTCAGAACGAACGGCGCCCAGGGTGTTAGACCCTCAGCTCCCAGGTCAGCGAGGACTGAAGTGGGAGATACTCTGTGTCTCTGAACCAGCCTGAGGCCCTGCTCCCCCTGCCCTGCAGCCCCTCAGCTTCTTGGGACCCAGTCTTGGGCAGAGAGGTGACCTCATAAGGCCTGGGATCCCCAGTCACCCCCAGGGGCACCCCATGGCAGAGTGGGGGCTCCTGATGGGGGTCCAGATGGAAGTAGGGGTGAAGCATGACCGCAGTGCACTGAACCTTCACATCTAGCGGCTCTGGGGGTGAAAGGCACCCATGTACCCCAGGGCCAGGGGACCAGTGGCCTGGGGACCCACTTCATGGAGGAGTTCTGGGGCCTGCGAGGGTCTTCctgtcccacccacccccatgggCACCGCTCCCAGTTGCCTGCCAGGGATTGAGGGTCAGGCTCTAGTGCACGGGGTGAGGTCCAGGGCTCTGAACCCTACTCCACCCTTTCTCTCCAGAGCAAAGCTGTGGGGGGCAGCTTCTGGGACCTTAAGGCTGAAGGCTGATGGAGTGGGTGCCACAGCCCAGCCCCGGGGCAGGGGTAACATGGCATCCCACTGCATCAGGCCCCTTGGCCATACCAGCTTCTCCAGCCATGGGCAAGACAACAGTATCcacgagcctcagtttccttccctctgtcaaagggtgtgtgcatgtatgtgtaatatgtatgtgtgcattatCATGTGcctatgtgtgtctgtatgtgtgtatctgtgtgaatGCACGTTGTGTCCATCTGTTTTGTCTATGTGtacttatgtatgtgtgtgtaatatgTGTGTGCTgttgggtgtctgtgtgtgtgtacctgtgtaaatgtatatgtgtgttatgtCCATATGTTTTGcctatgtatacatgtgtacttgtgtatgtgtgtgcattgttgtgtgtctgtgtgaatatgtacatgtgtgtgcattgttgtgtgtctgtgtgcatgtatatgtgtatctgtgtgaatGTATACATGTGTTCTGTCCATATTTTTGTCTATATATTCATATGGATGTGTGAACGTGCATTGTGTGTatgtaatatgtgtgtgtgtcttcccaCAGTACTCACAGTCAATAATTAGTGATTAAACTGAGCTAGgtcttcccttctggctcagctggtaaagaatccacctgcaatgcaggagacctgggtttgattcctgggttgggaagatatcctggagaagggaaaggctacccactccagtattctggcctcaagaattctatggacagtacagtgcgtggggttgcaaagagtcagacctatgactgagcgactttcactttcatgggaaaagaaataatgaagacctttttgggcttccctggtgactcaggcagtaaagaatctgcctgcaatgtggaagacctgggttcgatccctgggttgggaaggtcccctggaggaaggcatggaaacccactccaattttcttgcctggagaatccccctggacagaggaggctggcgggctacagtctgtggggtcacaaagagtcggacacggcagagtgactaagcgcagcccAAACCGAGCTAATGAAGgacgtggggcttccctgaggaaGACCCCAGCACAGCCATTCATTTCTCTGCATTCTTTCGCAGCGCCCCCTACCTTCCTGTGCCAGGAGTGACCTGAGGGCCTGCCTCCCAACAGGACCCCTGCCCTCCCCATCCACGCGTGTGTGTGCACTCacacgcacaaacacacacacaggcaaatgCACATGCACATCCTTGGCACACGGACTGGGACTCctccatcctctctcatccctctgggttaaGCCCTGTCTTTGACACTCTGGCCTCAGGCAGGCAGGACGCCTGGGTTCTCGGAGCTGCCAATGATCTCGGCGGAGTGCCTCCCAGGCTGGCCCCAGCCCCTCTGGCAGATTCCCTGGGAGGCCGGCTGGATGGAGGCGTCTGGGGGCTGAGGCCACCAGGTGGCGCTGCTGGCCCAGGAGAGGCACCCAAGGTGTCTGCTGCCTGCTGGGACCCAGGCTGGCTGGGACCTCCCTGTCACCTCCGCCATCTGATCCTTGGAGGGCAACCCtggaaggctgcctggaggagctgCAGCTCCCTTATCCTCCGGCGAGAAGGGTGGCACTGCCTCAAGAAGCCCCTGACCCCTTCAAGGCAGCCCCTCTTTCCAGCCGGAGGGGAGGCTGGGTAGGGCAGTCATGGACGGGGAGGAGCAGACAGTGAGCCAGCCCCTCTTGGCAGGCTTGGAACAAGGCCGAGACTCCATGACACACGGGAACGCTGGCATCTGTGGGCAGCTAGGGCTCCCCTGAGACCCTGCCTCCTTCTCCAGCATGCAATTCAGGGAAGCTGAGAGCCCCCCCAGGCCATACGCAGTCCCCAGGTTAAGAACCTCATTCACTGTCTCGTGAGCCCAGAAACGGTCAGACAGCTGCCCCGAGTCACACAGCCTGGCAGTTGAACAGGAGAGGAGAATCGTGACCAGGGCTGGGCTGTCCAGACAAGCGGCACTGGGCGTGTCTAATCACAGTGCTGCCACCAGCCCCAAAGCCAGGCAGGGAGGAAGCAGGAATGGATAGACAGGTGGACTCCAGGGAGCATGCCCTGGGTATGAGTCTCTGCCTGctcaggcagaggggacaggcCCTGTACTGGACGCAGAGGGCAGTGACCCTAGGCCCTGGCCTGACAGCCGGGTTGTGCCGCTGCCCGTGCCCCCACCTGCGGGGCCCCGTCCACGCTGCGGCCCCTTGGGGCAGGCAGCCGCCCCCTCCTAGGCTCCCTGAGGAGGTCAGCCCGACCTCCAGGGGTGGCTCAGGGCCTAGGTTCCTGGAGACAGACGTCAGGTGGACTAGCCTCTCCCGACATGTCCCATCGGGCACCGGAGGAAGCTAGAGTCAGGGTCCCTGGGGCCAAGACCCTTGGCGAGCCTCACGGAACAAGGCCCAGCCTGTCCCTCCCTCATATTCCCTTTTATTCTCCTGCCTCCGGGACCTGTCACCCATTCCCAGAGCCCCTCAGGTTTCCCCGAATACCAGGCCTTTGCTGGGCCGGGGAGATGGAGACGACCCTGGAACCCTGAACCCTAACTCTTTATCCCAGAACCCCCACGTCTTCCCTGCATCCCTCCTCCTTCACTGCCATGGCTCCAGAACCTTCGTCCGCTCCCTCCTCCCTGCTTGTGGCCTctgcccaccccatcccctcACGGGAGTAGCCTCAGGCCTCGGTGCTTGCCAAGGACCCCTCGAAGGGGATAAGAAGTGAGGGGCCAGGCAAGGGAGGCGAGAGAGGGAAGTTTGTGGGCCTGAAAGCGGGCTTCTGGCTGGAGCACCAAGCCCTGGGCCTCCCGGGAAAATCCTGCTTGCCTGGTGTCCCTGGTGGCTGCAGGCAACAAACGCAAGATCCCTGCAGTGCTATTAGGACGGCATGTCCCCCACGCCTGGGAGGGGCCCCCCAGAGACAAACTGGACCCTGCAGAGGGGATGCTGGGCATGAGGAATGGCATGCAGAGGCCCCGAGTGAGAGCCAGCCCACAGGATGCAAGGAGAGAGGGGAATGGACAGGTGGGGCGGTCAGGGGCCCTCTCAGCCCTGAGCCAGACACATAGTGAGCTCTCCAGAAAGATCCGTGCTTGGGGGGCCAGGATCAAATCCCAGATCCAACCCTCggttgctgtgtgacctttgggCAGGTGAgctagcctctctgagcctcaccagTAAAGTGGTCATACTCACTTGAACTTCTCAGGTTGTTGGGATGAAAATGCAGGGAAGGGGCAAGGGGTTCCACTGATCTCCACTCGCAGGCTGATGGGGACAGTCCACCGATGAGCCACCCAGCGGGCACTCACGGAGCACGCACTGGGCTGCCTGGCGCGGGGTGGAAGAAGCCACAGTTCAGGGAGCCCACTGCCTGCTCCAGGGCGGCGAGGTCCTGGCAGAGACCACAGCTGCCCTCCGGGGAGCTGGGGAGGCCCTGCAGAGAAAAGCACATTTCCCTGGGTTCTGAGGGACGCGTAGGCATTTGGCCCTCAGAGAAGCAGGTGAGGTCagcagaggctcagaggggtCGGGCAGCCACACCGTCATGGGAAACATGGGGTCAGAGGCCAGCGGCCTGGAAGGAGGCCCTCAGGCAGGTCACCTTCCTCCCCAGCCTCAATTCccgcatctgtaaaatgaggggagGAGCGCTGCCTTGAGATAATGGCCATGGAAAGGGGCAGGCAAATGCTGGTGTTCCCTATTTAATTTTCCATGTTCTTTTTTGAGGCCAGGGTTATTTCTGTGCACACTTGGCTATTTCCAGGCCAGAGCTCGCCCTTTCCCACAAATGATCCCCGCTTCCCAGGCTGCGGTAGGAGGGCTTCCAGGCAGGAGGACGAGGGAACTGCAAGGGGCAGAAACGGAATCCACCTTTCAACAGACCCCTCAATGGGCAGGATCCCAGCGTGCCCAGAACCCAGTCTGAGAGCCCCGGGCACTCAGTTCCAGATCCAAGCCCACGCTTTCCAGCTGCAGGGGATCCAAGGCCCACAGGATGTCGGGGGAGGGGACGACAGGAGTGACCAGCACCCCGGTCATCACCACCAACCCCACCCTCCCAGAAACCAGCCCACCATTGGCCGTCCCCCACCCAGAGGACAGGCCCGGGGCGCCGACACCTGGAGGGCAAGGGGGCAAGGAGGGAGTGTGGgggccctccctgccctcccgcCAGGCTCTCTGCCTGTGACCAAGGCGCCCGGGCACCCTGGGCAGCCTCCCCCAACCTCTGCAAACCCCCCATCCTCACCGCTTCTCCCCACCTCAGGAACCTGAGGGACCCTCCTGGGGCATCCACCACAGCAGTCCAGAGGCCCTGCCGACACGTGGTGTGGCATAGGATGGGGGGCAGGAAAGACCAGGGCCCCGAGGGAAGGAGGAGGCCGGGAAGGACCTGTGGGCATGAGAAGAGGGTGGGAGGCCAGGGAGGAGGCAAAGGTCAGCTGGAGATGGACAGTCTGCTGGAAGCGGGGACCGAGAGCCCTCATGCCAATTGGGGGGGGTGGTGGTCACCGCCCCAGGCCCTTGCAGGGACCCCAAGGCCCAGCCGGCTCAATTAGTGATGTCTGTcatggggccgggggtggggacaGGTGTCTGC
This genomic interval from Dama dama isolate Ldn47 chromosome 21, ASM3311817v1, whole genome shotgun sequence contains the following:
- the GPR20 gene encoding G-protein coupled receptor 20 isoform X2, whose translation is MASVSPPGPSAGAAPNATAAAAAAWTNVSLPEMPLFHRFAQLDEQLHAAFPGLWLALMAVHGVIFLAGLVLNGLALYVFGCRTRAKTPSVVYTINLVVTDLLVGLSLPARFAVFYGAPGCLRCALPHVFGYFLNMHCSILFLTCICVDRYLAIVRPDGSRRWRQPACARAVCAFVWLAAGAVTLSVLGVTTAGGPCCRIFALTILEFLLPLLVISVFTGRIVCALSRPGLLRQGRQRRVRAMQLLLTVLVIFLVCFTPFHARQVAVALWPDVPRRASLVVYHVAVTLSSLNSCMDPIVYCFVTSSFQTTVRGLFGRQGAECEPNGCDVVSVHKSSKGSAHHHILGARPRAVTQALANGPEA
- the GPR20 gene encoding G-protein coupled receptor 20 isoform X1, which translates into the protein MRTLTQGTDLVPAVEEARGALATVMASVSPPGPSAGAAPNATAAAAAAWTNVSLPEMPLFHRFAQLDEQLHAAFPGLWLALMAVHGVIFLAGLVLNGLALYVFGCRTRAKTPSVVYTINLVVTDLLVGLSLPARFAVFYGAPGCLRCALPHVFGYFLNMHCSILFLTCICVDRYLAIVRPDGSRRWRQPACARAVCAFVWLAAGAVTLSVLGVTTAGGPCCRIFALTILEFLLPLLVISVFTGRIVCALSRPGLLRQGRQRRVRAMQLLLTVLVIFLVCFTPFHARQVAVALWPDVPRRASLVVYHVAVTLSSLNSCMDPIVYCFVTSSFQTTVRGLFGRQGAECEPNGCDVVSVHKSSKGSAHHHILGARPRAVTQALANGPEA